Proteins encoded in a region of the Acidobacteriota bacterium genome:
- a CDS encoding DUF58 domain-containing protein, protein MAPSRSARLRHSSAALFSRAFGLAGRSPVTGSGVAAAALAAIALAAGRHLQDFVLATAGAGGLALFVLSGLAALAQGLLARRHAAKGKEALAPLRAVEGRPAETGRRWPDAWVPLAAPIRIAWRVPPGEARLRRVPGGLAETVVFRDRALVTEAVRELVAEDVLGFWRIRFRARDDVRVRVLPDPGRLSAAELVACLASADLMPYPFGRPTGDRVDSRTYTRSDPARFILWKVYARTRELMVRVPEPARSPERAPLIFLAAGREDAPAAALVLLLLEGGLLGPGARFAADGSPDPSRDPEAVRDAIARSSSFRERGGRDLSTALGHPSLSPEDPVVIVGPAADEAWMAEVAGTVAADPSRFVVLAAADAHPPARTPAGWRRILFRPPPEGGRPVPALARKLGILTEAGARVLLADRAGGRIVPVAPGPAAANRRRAG, encoded by the coding sequence ATGGCGCCGTCCCGGTCGGCTCGCCTGCGGCATTCGTCCGCGGCCCTGTTCTCGCGAGCGTTCGGTCTCGCCGGAAGGTCACCGGTCACGGGCTCGGGTGTCGCGGCGGCGGCCCTCGCCGCCATCGCGTTGGCGGCCGGGCGGCACCTCCAGGACTTCGTGCTCGCGACGGCCGGCGCCGGCGGCCTGGCGCTGTTCGTCCTCTCCGGCCTCGCTGCGCTGGCGCAGGGGCTCCTGGCGAGGCGGCACGCGGCCAAAGGGAAGGAGGCGCTCGCGCCGCTTCGGGCGGTGGAGGGGCGGCCGGCCGAGACGGGTCGGCGATGGCCCGACGCGTGGGTGCCGCTGGCGGCGCCGATCCGGATCGCCTGGCGGGTCCCTCCCGGTGAGGCGCGGCTGCGGCGGGTGCCCGGCGGCCTGGCGGAGACGGTCGTCTTTCGGGACCGCGCCCTCGTCACCGAGGCGGTCCGGGAGCTGGTCGCCGAGGATGTCCTCGGGTTCTGGCGCATCCGGTTCCGGGCGCGTGATGACGTGCGCGTGCGCGTCCTCCCCGACCCCGGACGCCTGAGCGCCGCCGAGCTCGTGGCCTGTCTCGCCTCCGCCGACCTGATGCCCTACCCCTTCGGCCGCCCGACCGGTGACCGCGTCGATTCGCGCACCTACACGCGCTCGGACCCGGCGCGGTTCATCCTGTGGAAGGTCTATGCGCGCACCCGCGAGCTGATGGTGCGCGTCCCTGAACCCGCGCGGTCGCCGGAGCGGGCTCCGCTGATCTTCCTCGCGGCGGGGCGGGAGGACGCCCCGGCGGCGGCGCTGGTGCTGCTCCTCCTCGAAGGCGGGCTGCTCGGCCCCGGCGCGCGTTTCGCCGCCGACGGGAGCCCCGATCCCTCGCGCGATCCCGAGGCGGTGCGCGACGCGATCGCCAGATCGTCGTCGTTCCGGGAGCGGGGCGGACGCGACCTCTCGACGGCTCTCGGACATCCCTCCCTCTCGCCGGAAGATCCGGTGGTGATCGTCGGCCCCGCCGCGGACGAGGCCTGGATGGCGGAGGTGGCCGGCACGGTGGCGGCCGATCCTTCCCGTTTCGTCGTGCTCGCCGCCGCCGACGCGCACCCGCCGGCCCGGACCCCGGCCGGCTGGCGGCGGATCCTCTTCCGCCCGCCCCCCGAAGGCGGGCGTCCGGTCCCCGCGCTCGCCCGGAAGCTCGGGATCCTGACGGAAGCGGGCGCCCGCGTTCTCCTCGCCGACCGCGCCGGCGGAAGGATCGTCCCCGTCGCCCCCGGTCCGGCGGCCGCGAACCGGAGGAGGGCGGGATGA